The nucleotide sequence CCAGGACGTCGATCTACGGATTCTCACCGTCCCCGACGAACTGGATCCGGACGAATTTATCGATCAACGGGGGGGTGATGCCCTGCTGGCCCTGGCGGAAGACGCCCCCGAGGCCTTCGAGTATCAACTGAGGCTCCTGCTGGGGCGTTACGGCACGACAACCCTGGATGGGCGCCAGCGTGTGCTGGATGGAATGTTGAATTTACTTCTGGGATGCCCGGGAATTCACGGAACCGTCAGGGAAGACATGATTCTAGGGAAGCTGCCCCAGCGGGTTGGCTTGTCCGAGGTCGAAGTCCGTCGGCGACTGAAAGAGCTGCAAAACAAACAATCCGTTCAACCGTCGCGGGTTGCGGAACGGAAAGTCAACGTAACTGCACCAGCCGACGATGTCGAGCTGCGACAGTGGAAGCAAGCCATCGATTCACTTCAGCGATCTGCAAATGGAGACGATCTGCTGGAGTGCGAATTACTTCAGATGCTTTTTGCTCACCCTCACCTGACGGACCAAGTGCGACGCGAGATTGGCGCAAACGATTTGCGGCACGAATTACTTCAGGAAATCCTGTCACACTGGTTTGATATGCTCGAGGAAGGGGTTGAACCGACGTACGACCGCTTGTTGTCGCGGACCGAATGCCCGCAGCGAAAACGGTTAATGGTCTGGATTGACGAGCAGGCACGCCATCGGGAATACACGCAATCGCTCGCGGATGCGCGCACGATGGGCACAGAAACTGCGGAAGACGGGGTTCGGCGCGTCATCGACAGGATTCGGTGGCGACGAAGCGTACTCGCGAACCAGGCCTCCAAAAGCCTGCTGTTCGAACGTCCGGCAGAGACGGCAAAGCTGACGACAGAAACTCGACGCTTACTGGAACAAGCGGCCCGTTTCCACCGCGAACGTACTACAAAATAATTGTATTCAATCGGTGTGGCTTGAAAATCTGACAAGTCGCGGCCTGAGTACTCAAACAGAAACAGTCGAATTTACACGGATCTTAATATCCTTCCGAGGAGTCGCCGGTGTACAGACTTGACGCGAGTTTGAACCAGTTAATTGAGATGGGGCGGCAACAGGGTTTCTTGACCTTTTCTCAGGTCAATGCATACCTGCCCGACGAAGCGGTTAATCCCGAAAAACTCGACAACCTGTTAATGTCGCTCGACGAACTCGGGATGCAGATCGTCGCTGACGAGAGGTTGCCGGTCACTCCTGAAATCTTCATGAAACGCCGCGGAGGCAAGGCCAAGCCGGCCAAGTCAGAAAAAGCCGATGACAAATCACGGCGAATCGACGACCCCGTGCGCATGTACCTGACGCAAATGGGCGAAATCCCCCTGCTGACCCGCGAGCAGGAAATCTCGCTCGCCAAGAAGATTGAAATCACCCGCAAACGATTCCGTCGGCATCTGCTGGAAAGCGATTATGCGCTGAAGCAATCGATCGACATCCTCAAGAAGGTCAACTGTGGCGAGCTCCCGTTTGACCGGACCATCAAGGTTTCTGTAACCGAGGGGTTGGAAAAGAATCAGATCCTCGGCCGCATGCCGCACAACCTTCGCTCGCTCGAAACGATGCGTGAGAAGAGTGTTGCGGACTTTGAAGAGATGATTAAGCCCGGCAAGACCGCCGCGGAAGTCAGGGCCATCCAGCAGCGTATTGAACAGCGACGCCGCAAGATGGTGACGCTGCTTGAAGAGCTCAGTCTCCGTACGCAACGGTTGCAGCCGACGATGCGGCGGCTTGAACAAATTTCCAACCGCATGGATCAGTTGCAACGTCAGATCGACGGGATGAAAAACCTGAAGTCTGCCAAAGACGAGCGAGCCAATCTCCAGAAGGAACTGCTCGACTTGATGCAGATGACGCTGGAAACTCCTCAGTCCCTGCGCCAGCGGCTCGATGACGTCCGTGAACGATTCAGCGCTTACGAACAGTCGATGCGGGAATTATCCGGCGGAAACCTCCGACTCGTGGTTTCCATTGCCAAGAAATACCGCAATCGCGGACTGAGCTTCCTGGACCTGATTCAGGAAGGCAACACCGGCCTGATGCGTGCCGTCGACAAGTACGAGTATCGTCGCGGTTACAAGTTTTCGACCTACGCCACGTGGTGGATCCGACAGGCCATTACGCGAGCCATTGCGGATCAGGCCCGAACCATCCGTATCCCGGTCCATATGATCGAGACCATGTCCAAGCTGCGCAAGGTCAGCAAGCGACTGCTGCAGGAAAAAGGTCGCGAACCGACGATCGAGGAAACCGCCGAAGCCGCGGGAGTCAGCCTCGAAGAAACTCGTCGTGTCCTGAAAATCTCGCGGCATCCGATCAGCCTCGACCGTCCCGTGGGCGAGAGTGAAGACAGCTACTTTGGCGACTTTATCGAAGACGACAACACCGAAAGCCCCGTCAACTCTGCAACCCAGGAGATGCTGAAGGATAAGATCGACGTCGTCCTGAAAACGCTGACTTACCGTGAACGGGAAATCATCAAGTTGCGCTACGGTCTGGGTGACGGCTACACTTACACCCTCGAAGAAGTGGGGCGGATCTTCAAAGTGACTCGTGAACGCGTTCGCCAAATCGAAGCAAAAGCCGTCCGAAAACTCCAGCATCCGGTCCGCAGCAAGCAACTCAAAGGCTTCCTGGACACTTTGGCTGCTGCAGCCGCTTCGGCCAATTGAAGAAATTTTTAGAAAATGTCGTCGGGCTCCATTCTGATTTGCCCTGTCGCTGACGTTACTGTCCGACGTCGCTGACGGGAACGATCAAAACGAAAATCGCCGGGTTCGCAAGAATCCGGCGATCTCGTTTTGTAACTTCCCGATCTGATCAGTGTAAAACTGACAGACGGACGCTTACAGGCTGCCGCCGTAGCGAGCGTCGGAACCGAGAATTTCCTCGATTCGGAGCAACTGGTTGTACTTACAGATTCGGTCGGTGCGGCTGGCCGAACCGGTCTTGATCTGTCCCGTGTTCAGAGCCACGGCCAGGTCAGCGATCGTGGTGTCTTCAGTCTCGCCCGAACGGTGGCTCATCACAGCCGTATAGCCGTGTCGGTAAGCCGTCTGAACCGCGTCGATCGTTTCGCTGAGCGTTCCGATCTGGTTGACCTTCACCAGGATGCTGTTCGCGATTCCCTTGGAGATCCCTTCCCGCAGGCGGCGGGTGTTGGTGACGAACAGGTCGTCGCCAACCAGTTGAACTTTGTCGCCGATGGCGTCGGTCAACTGCTTCCAACCGTCCCAGTCATCTTCCGCGCAACCGTCTTCGATCGAGCAGATCGGGTACTTCTCGGACCAGGTCTTCCAGATCCCGACGAGTTCGTCGACCTTGATCTTCTTGCCGTCCATCTCGTACAGGCCGGTCTTGGAGTCGTAGAACTCGGTCGATGCGCAGTCGAGTGCCAGCTTGATCTGTTCGCCGGGCTTATAACCCGCTTTTTCGATCGCGGTCAGAATGACGTGGATCGCAGCTTCGTTGCTTTCGAGGTTAGGAGCAAATCCCCCTTCGTCGCCGACTGCGGTGCTCATCCCTTTGTCGTGGAGAACTTTCTTCAACTGATGGAAAGTCTCGACGCCAGCTCGCAGGCCTTCGCGGAACGTGTCGAATCCGACGGGGACGATCATGAACTCTTGCAGGTCGATGGCATTGTTCGCGTGCGCACCACCGTTGATGATGTTCATCAGCGGGACGGGCAGCGTGTTGGCACCAACACCACCGAGGTAACGGAACAGTGGCAAAAAGCTGACGCGAGCGGCAGCATGAGCGCAAGCC is from Schlesneria sp. DSM 10557 and encodes:
- the rpoD gene encoding RNA polymerase sigma factor RpoD — encoded protein: MYRLDASLNQLIEMGRQQGFLTFSQVNAYLPDEAVNPEKLDNLLMSLDELGMQIVADERLPVTPEIFMKRRGGKAKPAKSEKADDKSRRIDDPVRMYLTQMGEIPLLTREQEISLAKKIEITRKRFRRHLLESDYALKQSIDILKKVNCGELPFDRTIKVSVTEGLEKNQILGRMPHNLRSLETMREKSVADFEEMIKPGKTAAEVRAIQQRIEQRRRKMVTLLEELSLRTQRLQPTMRRLEQISNRMDQLQRQIDGMKNLKSAKDERANLQKELLDLMQMTLETPQSLRQRLDDVRERFSAYEQSMRELSGGNLRLVVSIAKKYRNRGLSFLDLIQEGNTGLMRAVDKYEYRRGYKFSTYATWWIRQAITRAIADQARTIRIPVHMIETMSKLRKVSKRLLQEKGREPTIEETAEAAGVSLEETRRVLKISRHPISLDRPVGESEDSYFGDFIEDDNTESPVNSATQEMLKDKIDVVLKTLTYREREIIKLRYGLGDGYTYTLEEVGRIFKVTRERVRQIEAKAVRKLQHPVRSKQLKGFLDTLAAAAASAN
- the eno gene encoding phosphopyruvate hydratase, with the protein product MSVAISAVHAREILDSRGNPTVEVEVELEDGTLGRAAVPSGASTGAHEAAELRDSSDKARYLGKGVRQAVENANETLADAIIDLNVTDQAAIDKALIDADGTPNKSRLGANAILACSLACAHAAARVSFLPLFRYLGGVGANTLPVPLMNIINGGAHANNAIDLQEFMIVPVGFDTFREGLRAGVETFHQLKKVLHDKGMSTAVGDEGGFAPNLESNEAAIHVILTAIEKAGYKPGEQIKLALDCASTEFYDSKTGLYEMDGKKIKVDELVGIWKTWSEKYPICSIEDGCAEDDWDGWKQLTDAIGDKVQLVGDDLFVTNTRRLREGISKGIANSILVKVNQIGTLSETIDAVQTAYRHGYTAVMSHRSGETEDTTIADLAVALNTGQIKTGSASRTDRICKYNQLLRIEEILGSDARYGGSL